A single region of the Gadus morhua chromosome 5, gadMor3.0, whole genome shotgun sequence genome encodes:
- the LOC115544220 gene encoding zinc finger protein DPF3 isoform X2: MVGEGSVEHEAACSSLRVTDRQREGWRSRRREDGAPVRGLGDQFYKDAIEQCRSYNARLCAERSVRLPFLDSQTGVAQNNCYIWMERHQRSPGVAAGQMYTYPARCWRKKRRLHTATDPRLGLYGLQLDGSLMSKDSLPTQSTTLEALLRGEGLDKRNNSKNDEESLLEIQRVLEADAAEDVFNDDDDYEVDTPKRRHRGKGRGRGSGRRRTDVDDQDKPYVCDICGKRYRNRTGLSYHYTHSHLAHEQQRPGDSTATAATTRSPSTARSDRHKRLKGPVPAGIPNNYCNKCKGSVRKTGKSGSACSACHRKTDRGEAPGAGGAAAGAEELFGTTSESDASTFHGFEDDDLEETAAATAAVAVANGNAISTRYR; the protein is encoded by the exons ATGGTAGGCGAGGGATCGGTCGAGCATGAGGCGGCGTGTTCCTCTTTGAGggttacagacagacagcgagagggTTGGAGAAGTCGACGACGGGAAGACGGAGCTCCAGTGAGAGG GTTGGGAGACCAGTTCTACAAGGACGCCATCGAGCAGTGCCGCAGCTACAACGCCCGCCTGTGTGCCGAGCGCAGCGTGCGCCTGCCCTTCCTGGACTCCCAGACGGGAGTGGCGCAGAACAACTGCTACATATGGATGGAGCGGCATCAGCGCAGCCCCG GTGTGGCGGCCGGCCAGATGTATACCTACCCCGCCCGCTGCTGGAGGAAGAAGAGACGGCTCCACACGGCCACAGACCCCCGCCTCGGCCTCTACGGCCTCCAGCTCG ATGGCAGTCTCATGTCTAAGGACTCGCTGCCCACGCAGAGCACCACCCTGGAGGCCCTGCTGCGCGGAGAGGGTCTGGACAAGAGGAACAACTCCAAAAACGACGAGGAGAGCTTGCTGGAAATTCAG AGGGTTCTGGAGGCGGACGCAGCGGAGGACGTCTTCAACGACGACGACGACTACGAGGTCGACACGCCcaagaggagacacagaggcaaAGGAAGG GGCCGGGGCTCGGGCCGACGGAGGACGGACGTGGACGACCAGGACAAGCCGTACGTCTGTGACA TCTGCGGGAAGCGCTACAGGAACCGGACGGGGCTCAGCTACCACTACACCCATTCCCACCTGGCCCACGAGCAGCAGCGGCCCGGGGAcagcaccgccaccgccgccaccacccgaTCCCCCTCCACAGCGCGTTCAGACAGGCACAAAC GTCTGAAGGGTCCAGTCCCAGCTGGCATTCCCAATAACTACTGCAATAAGTGCAAGGGCTCCGTCAGGAAAACGGGTAAATCCGGGTCGGCCTGCTCCGCCTGCCACCGCAAAA CTGACCGCGGGGAGGCGCCGGGAGCGGGCGGGGCAGCGGCCGGGGCGGAGGAGCTGTTTGGCACCACCTCGGAGAGCGACGCTTCCACCTTCCACGGGTTCGAGGACGACGACCTGGAGgagaccgccgccgccaccgccgccgtcgccgtcgCTAACGGCAACGCAATATCCACCCGCTACAGATAG
- the LOC115544220 gene encoding zinc finger protein DPF3 isoform X3 — protein sequence MEDRAEGVKKRKRLGDQFYKDAIEQCRSYNARLCAERSVRLPFLDSQTGVAQNNCYIWMERHQRSPGVAAGQMYTYPARCWRKKRRLHTATDPRLGLYGLQLDGSLMSKDSLPTQSTTLEALLRGEGLDKRNNSKNDEESLLEIQRVLEADAAEDVFNDDDDYEVDTPKRRHRGKGRGRGSGRRRTDVDDQDKPYVCDICGKRYRNRTGLSYHYTHSHLAHEQQRPGDSTATAATTRSPSTARSDRHKRLKGPVPAGIPNNYCNKCKGSVRKTGKSGSACSACHRKTDRGEAPGAGGAAAGAEELFGTTSESDASTFHGFEDDDLEETAAATAAVAVANGNAISTRYR from the exons ATGGAAGACAGAGCTGAAGgagtgaaaaaaagaaagag GTTGGGAGACCAGTTCTACAAGGACGCCATCGAGCAGTGCCGCAGCTACAACGCCCGCCTGTGTGCCGAGCGCAGCGTGCGCCTGCCCTTCCTGGACTCCCAGACGGGAGTGGCGCAGAACAACTGCTACATATGGATGGAGCGGCATCAGCGCAGCCCCG GTGTGGCGGCCGGCCAGATGTATACCTACCCCGCCCGCTGCTGGAGGAAGAAGAGACGGCTCCACACGGCCACAGACCCCCGCCTCGGCCTCTACGGCCTCCAGCTCG ATGGCAGTCTCATGTCTAAGGACTCGCTGCCCACGCAGAGCACCACCCTGGAGGCCCTGCTGCGCGGAGAGGGTCTGGACAAGAGGAACAACTCCAAAAACGACGAGGAGAGCTTGCTGGAAATTCAG AGGGTTCTGGAGGCGGACGCAGCGGAGGACGTCTTCAACGACGACGACGACTACGAGGTCGACACGCCcaagaggagacacagaggcaaAGGAAGG GGCCGGGGCTCGGGCCGACGGAGGACGGACGTGGACGACCAGGACAAGCCGTACGTCTGTGACA TCTGCGGGAAGCGCTACAGGAACCGGACGGGGCTCAGCTACCACTACACCCATTCCCACCTGGCCCACGAGCAGCAGCGGCCCGGGGAcagcaccgccaccgccgccaccacccgaTCCCCCTCCACAGCGCGTTCAGACAGGCACAAAC GTCTGAAGGGTCCAGTCCCAGCTGGCATTCCCAATAACTACTGCAATAAGTGCAAGGGCTCCGTCAGGAAAACGGGTAAATCCGGGTCGGCCTGCTCCGCCTGCCACCGCAAAA CTGACCGCGGGGAGGCGCCGGGAGCGGGCGGGGCAGCGGCCGGGGCGGAGGAGCTGTTTGGCACCACCTCGGAGAGCGACGCTTCCACCTTCCACGGGTTCGAGGACGACGACCTGGAGgagaccgccgccgccaccgccgccgtcgccgtcgCTAACGGCAACGCAATATCCACCCGCTACAGATAG
- the LOC115544220 gene encoding zinc finger protein DPF3 isoform X1 gives MAAVIQNPLKALGDQFYKDAIEQCRSYNARLCAERSVRLPFLDSQTGVAQNNCYIWMERHQRSPGVAAGQMYTYPARCWRKKRRLHTATDPRLGLYGLQLDGSLMSKDSLPTQSTTLEALLRGEGLDKRNNSKNDEESLLEIQRVLEADAAEDVFNDDDDYEVDTPKRRHRGKGRGRGSGRRRTDVDDQDKPYVCDICGKRYRNRTGLSYHYTHSHLAHEQQRPGDSTATAATTRSPSTARSDRHKRLKGPVPAGIPNNYCNKCKGSVRKTGKSGSACSACHRKTDRGEAPGAGGAAAGAEELFGTTSESDASTFHGFEDDDLEETAAATAAVAVANGNAISTRYR, from the exons GTTGGGAGACCAGTTCTACAAGGACGCCATCGAGCAGTGCCGCAGCTACAACGCCCGCCTGTGTGCCGAGCGCAGCGTGCGCCTGCCCTTCCTGGACTCCCAGACGGGAGTGGCGCAGAACAACTGCTACATATGGATGGAGCGGCATCAGCGCAGCCCCG GTGTGGCGGCCGGCCAGATGTATACCTACCCCGCCCGCTGCTGGAGGAAGAAGAGACGGCTCCACACGGCCACAGACCCCCGCCTCGGCCTCTACGGCCTCCAGCTCG ATGGCAGTCTCATGTCTAAGGACTCGCTGCCCACGCAGAGCACCACCCTGGAGGCCCTGCTGCGCGGAGAGGGTCTGGACAAGAGGAACAACTCCAAAAACGACGAGGAGAGCTTGCTGGAAATTCAG AGGGTTCTGGAGGCGGACGCAGCGGAGGACGTCTTCAACGACGACGACGACTACGAGGTCGACACGCCcaagaggagacacagaggcaaAGGAAGG GGCCGGGGCTCGGGCCGACGGAGGACGGACGTGGACGACCAGGACAAGCCGTACGTCTGTGACA TCTGCGGGAAGCGCTACAGGAACCGGACGGGGCTCAGCTACCACTACACCCATTCCCACCTGGCCCACGAGCAGCAGCGGCCCGGGGAcagcaccgccaccgccgccaccacccgaTCCCCCTCCACAGCGCGTTCAGACAGGCACAAAC GTCTGAAGGGTCCAGTCCCAGCTGGCATTCCCAATAACTACTGCAATAAGTGCAAGGGCTCCGTCAGGAAAACGGGTAAATCCGGGTCGGCCTGCTCCGCCTGCCACCGCAAAA CTGACCGCGGGGAGGCGCCGGGAGCGGGCGGGGCAGCGGCCGGGGCGGAGGAGCTGTTTGGCACCACCTCGGAGAGCGACGCTTCCACCTTCCACGGGTTCGAGGACGACGACCTGGAGgagaccgccgccgccaccgccgccgtcgccgtcgCTAACGGCAACGCAATATCCACCCGCTACAGATAG
- the LOC115544220 gene encoding zinc finger protein DPF3 isoform X4, whose product MERHQRSPGVAAGQMYTYPARCWRKKRRLHTATDPRLGLYGLQLDGSLMSKDSLPTQSTTLEALLRGEGLDKRNNSKNDEESLLEIQRVLEADAAEDVFNDDDDYEVDTPKRRHRGKGRGRGSGRRRTDVDDQDKPYVCDICGKRYRNRTGLSYHYTHSHLAHEQQRPGDSTATAATTRSPSTARSDRHKRLKGPVPAGIPNNYCNKCKGSVRKTGKSGSACSACHRKTDRGEAPGAGGAAAGAEELFGTTSESDASTFHGFEDDDLEETAAATAAVAVANGNAISTRYR is encoded by the exons ATGGAGCGGCATCAGCGCAGCCCCG GTGTGGCGGCCGGCCAGATGTATACCTACCCCGCCCGCTGCTGGAGGAAGAAGAGACGGCTCCACACGGCCACAGACCCCCGCCTCGGCCTCTACGGCCTCCAGCTCG ATGGCAGTCTCATGTCTAAGGACTCGCTGCCCACGCAGAGCACCACCCTGGAGGCCCTGCTGCGCGGAGAGGGTCTGGACAAGAGGAACAACTCCAAAAACGACGAGGAGAGCTTGCTGGAAATTCAG AGGGTTCTGGAGGCGGACGCAGCGGAGGACGTCTTCAACGACGACGACGACTACGAGGTCGACACGCCcaagaggagacacagaggcaaAGGAAGG GGCCGGGGCTCGGGCCGACGGAGGACGGACGTGGACGACCAGGACAAGCCGTACGTCTGTGACA TCTGCGGGAAGCGCTACAGGAACCGGACGGGGCTCAGCTACCACTACACCCATTCCCACCTGGCCCACGAGCAGCAGCGGCCCGGGGAcagcaccgccaccgccgccaccacccgaTCCCCCTCCACAGCGCGTTCAGACAGGCACAAAC GTCTGAAGGGTCCAGTCCCAGCTGGCATTCCCAATAACTACTGCAATAAGTGCAAGGGCTCCGTCAGGAAAACGGGTAAATCCGGGTCGGCCTGCTCCGCCTGCCACCGCAAAA CTGACCGCGGGGAGGCGCCGGGAGCGGGCGGGGCAGCGGCCGGGGCGGAGGAGCTGTTTGGCACCACCTCGGAGAGCGACGCTTCCACCTTCCACGGGTTCGAGGACGACGACCTGGAGgagaccgccgccgccaccgccgccgtcgccgtcgCTAACGGCAACGCAATATCCACCCGCTACAGATAG